The following nucleotide sequence is from Carassius gibelio isolate Cgi1373 ecotype wild population from Czech Republic chromosome A24, carGib1.2-hapl.c, whole genome shotgun sequence.
ttgtaatttattcctgcaatgacaaagctgagttttgaaaagccattactccaatcttcactcttaagaaacatttcttttttataatcAATATCGAATTatagttgtaaaatattttaatatagtttttagtTATAATATTGCACaactgctgcttaatatattttttttgtggaaaccatgttaattgttttcaggattctttaaatgactttcctggcacttttgatcaatttaatgaatccatgctgaataaaagtattaatttatttgattaaaaaaattactgactATCCAAATGTCTATATTTATTTCAAcaataaaaattcaatgcaattttatGAATATCTGAGGCGATTTAAAGTTATTATGGTTCATCAGCATTTTGTTGTAAACACTTATTATGCCCCAGGAATAATTAATACTctctgtaaaattacatttcctGTATCTAATCAATACTTGATCTGACCAGTAAGTCAAGTAAATTGGTCCAAAAGTGACCTCCATTAAATTAAccacaaattacatttgataataGACTAATCCTATATATAAGTCTCAGACTTCCTATCAGTGTTGAGTAGCCAGCCTCTAAATTGACAGCGCATGCTGTTTAATCGTTTATCAGCCGAGGTTAGCTTCCTGTTGGAACCTAAGCACTGACATACAGTTTACATCCTTTCCATATACATCCACTTCCATGCATTTATTGAGTAATAGACAAATAAAGCACCGGGGGATCAACAGGACACGAGAGACAATGAAAGGGCAGACAACCCCTGACTATTTTTATCTTCTCCAATCCACCAACAGGTCATTTTCTGCTCACCTACCTTCTGCTTGACCTCCTAAAGAAATCAGCCCCCTCCAGGATCATCAACGTGGCTTCTGTGGCCCATACATGGGGCAGCATCCATCTGGATGACATAAACAGCGAGAAGGGTTACTCTCCACGGAGGGCTTATGGCCAGAGCAAACTAGCTAACATCCTCTGCACACGCTCCTTAGCTAAAAGACTGCAGGGTATGTGACCGTCAGAGCAAGGCTATCCGTGTCAGACTAAATATGATCCTTAAGAACTCACACTATAATGTCTTGTTTGTCTTCTCTCTCCTGATCTCTGCTTGATTTGGTATTCATTAGAGTACAACGTGACATCAAATGCAATCTTTTTCCCTGTCAGACTAAATAAACACAACCAAAACCAGGACACACTGTGTCAGAGGGGGTCACAGCTGATCTTTGTGTTTTTCTCAGATTTTCCTTTAGGATGCAGGACTGTCCTAAGAATGTGTAGAATGTCCTTTTTCTGACACCGTGATCTGTTCAGAAGGGCCACAGATCAATCACATCCTGCATGGTTTACAATCATGCCAGTaattctggtaaaaaaaaagtagaagGCATTGTTGCAGATTTATACAGATTCTTAATGACTTGTTTGTGGTGCCAAAGGTTTAACTTTGACAGAGATGGAAGGGGGAGTAAAGgaatttaactaatataatactaTTTGAACCTGTTTGAATCAAAAACTATGATTCTATAACCCTGTTTTAATACACAAATTTCTAAATCCTTTGGATTATCAACATTATCAACATCTCTACAAAATAGTCTACATGCCCTCTGTCATCTGAATGACTTTATACCTTTTTTCTGGAGTATGAGCTCCATATTTCCCTACATCATACAATATGAGTCATAAAAACCTGATTCATCAAATATGATTGATATGGAAGATGGATATGTATAAAACACATGCACACTGTAGTTCAGTTCCTGAATAAGTGAAGCTGTTGTTagtgttaagttttttttaaatccaaaaataCATGGTATGcccatgattattattattattttaaagctaCCATGTCTTTCTAACCCAATGTAAATTAATGACGGATGGAATCCAAAATAACAGACTTATTTCCATTAAAACATTTCTGTTCCTAATCAAGGcagtacaaaaaaagtaaaaaattgtcATCTGTATGTCATCTGCTAACTCTGTTAGTGATATATGGTGATGGTTGTGTTTGTAGGCAGTGGTGTGACTGTGTACTCCCTCCATCCCGGTGTAGTGCAGTCAGAGCTGTTTAGGAACCTCAGCAAGCCTGTGCAGATAGCAGTCAAGGTCTTTAGCCCCTTCACCAAGACCACCATCCAGGGGGCCCAGACCACCATCTACTGTGCTGTGGAGCCCAAGCTGGACAACGAGAGTGGAGGATATTACAGGTACAGAAGAAACATTTCAATAGAATTCTTAGTCCAGTTATGTGACGATATGAACAAAAGACATCCACCATTTGCATTAGGTTTTTATGATAATAAAGTGTGTTAAACATGAAATATAGAAATGATTGGTCATATTAATGCTCATTAAGACAGTGTCATTCATTAACCTGAGATTCTGCTTTGTTTCTAGCGACTGTGCTCCAGCACTGTGTTCAAGAGACGCTTTAGATGATGAAATGGCTCAGAAACTCTGGGAACTCAGCTGTCAGATGCTTGGCATTACATGGGACTGATGGAGCGCTCCTCTCAGTGACACTCTTATAACAACGGAATGAAAGCTTTTGGACTAATGCCGTAGATAATGGAAACTGTAGTATTCATACAGTGCATGACTGAATCAAAActatatgttttatattgtacATTGAATACTCTTTTTTTAATACCCTTGCTATGCTGTTATTATATCAATAGACATAGTGAACTGTTATGAATTCAAATGTATGTTGGTCTATTAAATCCTTTTAtcttatcattttgcatttgtttccTTTTGCAGATGAGCTGCTTTTATAACTACAGTTAATGAACTTAGCAGAACTGCTAATCTGAAGCATGATTTCTCAGGATTTTGCCTTCCTGCTATCAGATATAGACATGGTGATGGAAGA
It contains:
- the LOC127945886 gene encoding retinol dehydrogenase 12-like isoform X2; translation: MHSIRNFFCGQWSSSVRLDDKTVIITGANTGIGKETVRDLAKRGARVIMACRDLEKAEEARKELMEDSGNQNIVANRLDLSDTKSIREFAELINKEEKQVNILINNAGIMMCPYSKTADGFEMQFGVNHLGHFLLTYLLLDLLKKSAPSRIINVASVAHTWGSIHLDDINSEKGYSPRRAYGQSKLANILCTRSLAKRLQGSGVTVYSLHPGVVQSELFRNLSKPVQIAVKVFSPFTKTTIQGAQTTIYCAVEPKLDNESGGYYSDCAPALCSRDALDDEMAQKLWELSCQMLGITWD
- the LOC127945886 gene encoding retinol dehydrogenase 12-like isoform X1, producing the protein MVTDSEGDLRDGKDNTQLKTPIENFFCGQWSSSVRLDDKTVIITGANTGIGKETVRDLAKRGARVIMACRDLEKAEEARKELMEDSGNQNIVANRLDLSDTKSIREFAELINKEEKQVNILINNAGIMMCPYSKTADGFEMQFGVNHLGHFLLTYLLLDLLKKSAPSRIINVASVAHTWGSIHLDDINSEKGYSPRRAYGQSKLANILCTRSLAKRLQGSGVTVYSLHPGVVQSELFRNLSKPVQIAVKVFSPFTKTTIQGAQTTIYCAVEPKLDNESGGYYSDCAPALCSRDALDDEMAQKLWELSCQMLGITWD